The nucleotide window ATTGCTTGATGATGTTGTTTAAACCAATATGTGATGCGTTCTTCTAGTAGCTTTTCTTGAGCGCCCCAGACCGTTTCTTGACGGTGGAGGAACTTATTGTAGGCTTGCCGGCTCACGCCGACGTATGACAATAATTTTGTGATGGCACCGTGTTTCCCTTGACTGACCTCGCTGATTGCCCGATATGCCAGTCGATGTTGTTGTTTCACCCCTTGCGCTGAAGTTCCTGATATTTTTTTACAAATTCTTCCAGTAGTTTCATGTCGGCGACCTGACCTTCCAATTGTCGAATCCGTAGATTCGCTTTGTCTAGGTCGGTCACTTCTTTTTGTGCCTTACGGCGCCCACGGTTGTCTCTTAGAACCTCATATCCGCCATCTTTAGCCTTCATAACCCATGAACGAGCCTGCTGATAGGAGACTTGATAATGTTCGGCCGCTTCGCTATATGAGTGCTTGTGTTTGGTAATGAATTCAACGACTTCAATACGCTCTTCCCACGTGGTTTTTCGACTCATTTTCGGGACCTGCTTTCTTGACGGCGACGCCGTCACAGTTTTGTCCCTATTATACTTGGAAACCCAAGTCATTACTTGGGAAAATGAACGTAAACCATACTTCATAGCTAGTTCCTGTGCGGAACCTTCACCGTTCAAAAAGGCATAGATAACCTGTAGTTTGAAGGCACTACTGTAGTGATGATTTTTCTTGGCTTCCCTCAGTCCATCAAGGCCATCACGGTGGTATCGATCTAGCCACTGAGCCACCGTATGCTCACCTAAACCATTTGCTTTTCCAAAGGCTGTACTTGATAGTCCCGAAGCCTCAAATTCGT belongs to Levilactobacillus yonginensis and includes:
- a CDS encoding helix-turn-helix domain-containing protein, producing the protein MPRAKFSAMEKLALINEFEASGLSSTAFGKANGLGEHTVAQWLDRYHRDGLDGLREAKKNHHYSSAFKLQVIYAFLNGEGSAQELAMKYGLRSFSQVMTWVSKYNRDKTVTASPSRKQVPKMSRKTTWEERIEVVEFITKHKHSYSEAAEHYQVSYQQARSWVMKAKDGGYEVLRDNRGRRKAQKEVTDLDKANLRIRQLEGQVADMKLLEEFVKKYQELQRKG